In Pyrus communis chromosome 8, drPyrComm1.1, whole genome shotgun sequence, one genomic interval encodes:
- the LOC137743459 gene encoding helicase protein MOM1-like isoform X2 → MAKTPPPAKRKSERFEMKKSTQSPLRRSPRAKNHSSTSSGSKLSDGKSSASSLMELRNREVGKSQKQNVVGKKILDYKSYKAMFLKNGKKDNAAVNESKGNCEKVLCSGKRESQPKDEEQHLRFQKKVVEGESKQWTSCSGLSQGKRKREQQLDVLSAIQQVESGKVVKKRRTVVNRNDDSRHLKPGSEGKSSPGCKKGASVTPADIVPDSSTRTTGCENTVTDENCASTSHNVDKNGLEKPESNLFESEERRKLCDGQKSLHLLLKPRMSKLCEILQLSEDLKDTVRMLLEYVMSNHRVDTKPATILQAFQISLCWAAASFLKQKVNHKESLLLAKQHLNFTCTKDEAYSFYSMLQCLKTTFLLHTGTFKDAESLKFAKLSGKGALKHHLNAKGTQSTTSNLQKVQSEVKDLTVNPEYVAHKDVSKSIKGIHKKFKKKMTKLTEKHKKEKIEFWKNYEEEKGCLEREHKTELAVIQSCFQINTSMRSDKLKKLEKEIEEHQQRVDIDLERLEALQQEALYKLMDKQKQLLQKVGSWARLKMPNRSSSNKPEPELECSQTSEQIRVNKDLDDFASLREHDLDKIVPSMTRGVIGLSGTPEGNSDEAVACSGPIRKVTTPTGLHESVSSSNGLHKVVSTSPPSSEEQIHAVTVTSSDKVVDLGWRETVSSNDVLKDLAFVNPPSSEQQIPEKASKHGIVNSSNGLHNLESLSSPSSEERTRIVTVTVPRKDVELGVLVPVSLNDGLQNLVSVDLRSSEEQIYENITEHESVSLSPDLQYVVSMSPPSSEEEFRAVTVNIPDKVVGSEVLETLSPRDDLGNLVSVGPASSEGQTPEKTTKHDTVISSHGLHNLESLDSPSFVEQNPENSTEKENSELNAVASDSATRVNQQNGVDIAANEISSGKNTLVNSPAVELVTAVVDACSVALHQAHQDKGTLLATLREVQCGDAQAREMQNTAQPVEIPVSQSIATVAYVHSDLAVENEPVVQVPQPPYSNTPDCNPLELSSVGGIEIQPIIEDHTIDQTAQGSYENATNLLDLSDQTFLQPLTLHRSVNIPTSGFGQLLPDTWATSATYAFNTHPIHAAPHMAYGMPLTSSSDPLQYELERLNKETDQNHKSHEDMKQRLKSDCEKEIEEATTEIRRKYEIRLLETEAEFHSKKKEQDAIRDQVIRNKILSWAFCKYMDLIRASSASGVQKDGNSNFVQQLHQLSMQQNAQRSSTVAGSSLASPPAASLATSIALTRSLQATPPAPAPARAPATNPHCTVPPTQTLPFLPAQYPSIPARPPHIGSFASTGIPRGGGDIRAPAPHLQPFRPSTSMSNWQSHSNSPAMSQSLPHVPRLPTPPQQSLPYNRAHHPETAGGLSGLRCNISALELLMNSQSGANPPGIFPSLPNLGLNRDQLHLSSPAPTIGTCFNQVHTAGCTDVVCLSDDD, encoded by the exons ATGGCGAAGACTCCTCCGCCAGCGAAGAGGAAATCCGAGAGATTTGAGATGAAGAAGTCGACGCAGAGCCCGCTGCGGCGGTCGCCGAGGGCGAAGAACCACTCGTCGACTTCGTCTGGTTCGAAATTGTCTGACGGTAAAAGCTCGGCGTCGTCGTTAATGGAGCTGCGGAATAGGGAAGTAGGGAAGAGCCAGAAGCAGAATGTAGTGGGAAAGAAGATACTGGATTATAAAAGTTACAAGGCAATGTTTCTGAAAAATGGAAAGAAGGATAATGCAGCAG TAAATGAAAGCAAAGGCAATTGCGAAAAG GTGTTGTGTAGCGGAAAGCGGGAAAGTCAGCCTAAGGATGAAGAGCAACACCTTAGGTTTCAGAAAAAGGTGGTGGAGGGAGAGTCCAAACAGTGGACATCTTGTTCCGGTTTGTCTCAGGGGAAACGGAAAAGGGAACAACAGCTTGATGTGTTGTCAGCGATACAGCAAGTTGAAAGTGGTAAAGTTGTGAAAAAGCGCAGGACAGTTGTAAATAGAAATGATGATTCACGCCATCTAAAACCAGGATCAGAGGGAAAATCAAGTCCTGGATGTAAGAAAG GAGCTTCTGTAACTCCAGCAGATATTGTGCCTGATTCTTCTACCAGGACAACTGGTTGTGAAAATACAGTAACGGATGAAAATTGTGCCTCTACTTCTCATAATGTGGATAAAAATGGCTTAGAAAAACCGGAGAGTAACCTGTTTGAATCTGAGGAGAGAAGAAAATTGTGTGATGGCCAGAAGAGTCTCCATCTGCTTTTGAAGCCACGGATGTCAAAATTATGTGAAATCCTACAACTTTCT GAAGATCTGAAGGATACGGTCAGAATGCTTCTTGAATATGTAATGAGTAATCACAGAGTAGATACAAAACCAGCAACAATACTGCAGGCATTTCAGATATCTCTG TGTTGGGCTGCAGCTTCATTTCTCAAGCAAAAAGTCAACCACAAAGAATCACTTTTGCTTGCAAAGCAGCACCTTAACTTTACTTGCACAAAGGACGAGGCATACTCTTTTTATTCAATGCTGCAGTGTTTGAAGACAACCTTTTTACTACATACAGGGACTTTTAAGGATGCAGAGTCTCTAAAGTTCGCTAAGTTATCAGGTAAAGGTGCTctgaagcaccatttaaatgcaaagggtACACAATCAACGACTTCTAACTTGCAGAAGGTCCAATCAGAGGTCAAAGACTTGACTGTGAATCCAGAATATGTAGCACACAAAGATGTTTCAAAAAGTATCAAAGGAATTCATAAAAAGTTCAAGAAGAAGATGACAAAACTTACTGAGAAgcataaaaaagagaaaattgagttttggaaAAATTACGAGGAAGAAAAGGGGTGTCTAGAAAGAGAGCACAAAACAGAGTTGGCCGTTATTCAATCTTGTTTCCAGATTAATACTTCAATGAGATCAGATAAGCTCAAGAAGTTGGAAAAGGAAATTGAAGAACATCAACAACGTGTGGACATAGATCTTGAGCGTCTTGAGGCACTGCAGCAGGAAGCATTGTATAAGTTGATGGATAAGCAGAAACAATTGTTACAGAAAGTGGGATCCTGGGCACGGCTCAAAATGCCAAATAGATCATCTTCAAATAAACCTGAGCCTGAGTTGGAATGCTCACAGACAAGTGAACAAATTAGAGTTAACAAAGATCTGGATGATTTTGCCTCTCTAAGAGAGCATGATCTTGATAAGATTGTGCCGAGCATGACAAGGGGAGTGATAGGACTGTCTGGAACTCCAGAAGGGAATTCTGATGAAGCTGTAGCATGTAGTGGTCCCATTAGAAAAGTGACGACTCCAACAGGATTGCACGAGAGTGTCAGTTCAAGTAATGGTTTGCATAAAGTTGTTTCTACAAGCCCACCTTCATCTGAAGAACAAATCCATGCAGTGACGGTAACCAGTTCAGATAAAGTGGTCGATTTGGGATGGCGTGAGACTGTCAGTTCAAATGATGTCTTGAAGGATTTAGCCTTTGTCAATCCACCTTCATCTGAACAACAAATCCCTGAAAAAGCCTCAAAACATGGGATTGTTAATTCAAGCAATGGTTTGCATAATCTTGAGTCTCTGAGCTCTCCTTCATCTGAAGAACGAACCCGCATAGTGACAGTAACCGTGCCACGTAAAGATGTAGAGCTGGGTGTCCTTGTGCCTGTCAGTTTGAATGATGGTCTACAGAACCTTGTGTCAGTGGATCTACGTTCATCTGAAGAACAAATCTATGAAAACATAACAGAACATGAGTCTGTCAGTTTAAGTCCTGATTTGCAATATGTTGTGTCTATGAGCCCACCTTCATCTGAAGAAGAATTCCGGGCAGTGACAGTAAATATTCCTGATAAAGTGGTTGGTTCAGAAGTTCTTGAGACTCTCTCTCCAAGGGATGACCTGGGGAATCTTGTCTCTGTGGGTCCAGCTTCATCTGAAGGACAAACCCctgaaaaaaccacaaaacatgaTACTGTCATTTCAAGTCATGGTTTGCATAATCTTGAGTCTCTGGATTCACCTTCAtttgttgaacaaaaccctGAAAATTCCACAGAAAAGGAGAACAGTGAATTGAACGCTGTGGCATCTGATAGTGCAACTAGGGTCAACCAACAGAATGGAGTGGATATTGCAGCAAATGAAATCTCTTCTGGGAAAAATACCCTGGTAAACTCACCAGCAGTGGAGCTTGTGACAGCCGTGGTGGATGCCTGTTCAGTGGCACTACATCAg GCACACCAAGACAAAGGTACTCTGTTAGCCACATTGAGAGAAGTTCAATGTGGAGATGCACAGGCTAGAGAAATGCAGAATACCGCCCAACCAGTTGAAATTCCAGTATCCCAATCAATTGCAACAGTAGCATACGTTCATTCTGATCTTGCTGTGGAGAATGAGCCTGTGGTACAAGTGCCACAGCCACCATACTCTAATACACCTGATTGTAATCCTCTTGAGTTATCTTCAGTTGGTGGAATTGAAATTCAGCCAATTATTGAAGATCATACCATTGACCAAACTGCTCAGGGTTCATATGAAAATGCTACGAACTTACTTGATCTTTCAGATCAAACTTTTTTGCAGCCTCTGACATTGCATAGGTCTGTTAATATCCCTACTAGTGGATTTGGACAGCTTTTGCCAGACACATGGGCTACATCTGCTACTTATGCATTTAATACTCATCCTATACATGCTGCACCTCATATGGCATATGGGATGCCTCTGACCTCATCCTCTGACCCTCtccaatacgaattggaaagattgaacaaggAAACAGACCAAAACCATAAGTCTCATGAAGATATG aagCAGCGCCTGAAATCTGATTGTGAAAAGGAGATAGAGGAGGCTACTACTGAAATTCGTCGCAAGTATGAAATTAGATTACTGGAGACTGAAGCTGAATTTCACAGTAAAAAGAAGGAACAGGATGCAATCCGTGACCAGGTTATAAGGAATAAGATTCTCTCCTGGGCTTTCTGTAAATACATGGATCTTATTAGGGCATCGAGTGCATCTGGAGTGCAGAAAG ATGGCAATTCCAATTTCGTCCAGCAGCTGCACCAGCTCTCCATGCAGCAAAATGCACAAAGAAGTTCTACAGTTGCCGGTTCATCTTTGGCAAGCCCTCCTGCAGCTAGCCTGGCGACTTCAATTGCACTCACACGCAGCCTCCAGGCAACCCCACCTGCACCTGCGCCTGCACGTGCACCTGCAACCAATCCGCATTGTACAGTTCCACCTACACAGACTCTTCCTTTTTTGCCTGCTCAATATCCCAGCATTCCAGCAAGACCGCCTCACATTGGTTCCTTCGCTTCCACTGGAATCCCCCGAGGTGGAGGTGATATTCGTGCCCCAGCTCCACATCTCCAACCTTTTAGACCCTCAACATCCATGTCAAATTGGCAGTCACATAGCAACTCTCCTGCAATGTCCCAGTCACTTCCTCATGTGCCACGACTTCCAACCCCCCCACAACAGTCTCTTCCTTACAATAGGGCTCACCATCCTGAAACTGCAGGAGGATTGTCCGGTCTTCGTTGTAATATATCCGCGTTGGAGTTACTAATGAACAGCCAATCTGGTGCTAACCCACCTGGTATTTTTCCCTCATTGCCGAATTTGGGTTTAAACCGTGACCAATTGCACCTTTCTAGTCCTGCTCCTACCATCGGAACATGTTTCAACCAAGTACATACTGCTGGATGCACAGACGTAGTTTGTTTATCGGACGATGACTAA
- the LOC137743459 gene encoding helicase protein MOM1-like isoform X1, protein MAKTPPPAKRKSERFEMKKSTQSPLRRSPRAKNHSSTSSGSKLSDGKSSASSLMELRNREVGKSQKQNVVGKKILDYKSYKAMFLKNGKKDNAAVNESKGNCEKLLKVLCSGKRESQPKDEEQHLRFQKKVVEGESKQWTSCSGLSQGKRKREQQLDVLSAIQQVESGKVVKKRRTVVNRNDDSRHLKPGSEGKSSPGCKKGASVTPADIVPDSSTRTTGCENTVTDENCASTSHNVDKNGLEKPESNLFESEERRKLCDGQKSLHLLLKPRMSKLCEILQLSEDLKDTVRMLLEYVMSNHRVDTKPATILQAFQISLCWAAASFLKQKVNHKESLLLAKQHLNFTCTKDEAYSFYSMLQCLKTTFLLHTGTFKDAESLKFAKLSGKGALKHHLNAKGTQSTTSNLQKVQSEVKDLTVNPEYVAHKDVSKSIKGIHKKFKKKMTKLTEKHKKEKIEFWKNYEEEKGCLEREHKTELAVIQSCFQINTSMRSDKLKKLEKEIEEHQQRVDIDLERLEALQQEALYKLMDKQKQLLQKVGSWARLKMPNRSSSNKPEPELECSQTSEQIRVNKDLDDFASLREHDLDKIVPSMTRGVIGLSGTPEGNSDEAVACSGPIRKVTTPTGLHESVSSSNGLHKVVSTSPPSSEEQIHAVTVTSSDKVVDLGWRETVSSNDVLKDLAFVNPPSSEQQIPEKASKHGIVNSSNGLHNLESLSSPSSEERTRIVTVTVPRKDVELGVLVPVSLNDGLQNLVSVDLRSSEEQIYENITEHESVSLSPDLQYVVSMSPPSSEEEFRAVTVNIPDKVVGSEVLETLSPRDDLGNLVSVGPASSEGQTPEKTTKHDTVISSHGLHNLESLDSPSFVEQNPENSTEKENSELNAVASDSATRVNQQNGVDIAANEISSGKNTLVNSPAVELVTAVVDACSVALHQAHQDKGTLLATLREVQCGDAQAREMQNTAQPVEIPVSQSIATVAYVHSDLAVENEPVVQVPQPPYSNTPDCNPLELSSVGGIEIQPIIEDHTIDQTAQGSYENATNLLDLSDQTFLQPLTLHRSVNIPTSGFGQLLPDTWATSATYAFNTHPIHAAPHMAYGMPLTSSSDPLQYELERLNKETDQNHKSHEDMKQRLKSDCEKEIEEATTEIRRKYEIRLLETEAEFHSKKKEQDAIRDQVIRNKILSWAFCKYMDLIRASSASGVQKDGNSNFVQQLHQLSMQQNAQRSSTVAGSSLASPPAASLATSIALTRSLQATPPAPAPARAPATNPHCTVPPTQTLPFLPAQYPSIPARPPHIGSFASTGIPRGGGDIRAPAPHLQPFRPSTSMSNWQSHSNSPAMSQSLPHVPRLPTPPQQSLPYNRAHHPETAGGLSGLRCNISALELLMNSQSGANPPGIFPSLPNLGLNRDQLHLSSPAPTIGTCFNQVHTAGCTDVVCLSDDD, encoded by the exons ATGGCGAAGACTCCTCCGCCAGCGAAGAGGAAATCCGAGAGATTTGAGATGAAGAAGTCGACGCAGAGCCCGCTGCGGCGGTCGCCGAGGGCGAAGAACCACTCGTCGACTTCGTCTGGTTCGAAATTGTCTGACGGTAAAAGCTCGGCGTCGTCGTTAATGGAGCTGCGGAATAGGGAAGTAGGGAAGAGCCAGAAGCAGAATGTAGTGGGAAAGAAGATACTGGATTATAAAAGTTACAAGGCAATGTTTCTGAAAAATGGAAAGAAGGATAATGCAGCAG TAAATGAAAGCAAAGGCAATTGCGAAAAG TTGTTGAAGGTGTTGTGTAGCGGAAAGCGGGAAAGTCAGCCTAAGGATGAAGAGCAACACCTTAGGTTTCAGAAAAAGGTGGTGGAGGGAGAGTCCAAACAGTGGACATCTTGTTCCGGTTTGTCTCAGGGGAAACGGAAAAGGGAACAACAGCTTGATGTGTTGTCAGCGATACAGCAAGTTGAAAGTGGTAAAGTTGTGAAAAAGCGCAGGACAGTTGTAAATAGAAATGATGATTCACGCCATCTAAAACCAGGATCAGAGGGAAAATCAAGTCCTGGATGTAAGAAAG GAGCTTCTGTAACTCCAGCAGATATTGTGCCTGATTCTTCTACCAGGACAACTGGTTGTGAAAATACAGTAACGGATGAAAATTGTGCCTCTACTTCTCATAATGTGGATAAAAATGGCTTAGAAAAACCGGAGAGTAACCTGTTTGAATCTGAGGAGAGAAGAAAATTGTGTGATGGCCAGAAGAGTCTCCATCTGCTTTTGAAGCCACGGATGTCAAAATTATGTGAAATCCTACAACTTTCT GAAGATCTGAAGGATACGGTCAGAATGCTTCTTGAATATGTAATGAGTAATCACAGAGTAGATACAAAACCAGCAACAATACTGCAGGCATTTCAGATATCTCTG TGTTGGGCTGCAGCTTCATTTCTCAAGCAAAAAGTCAACCACAAAGAATCACTTTTGCTTGCAAAGCAGCACCTTAACTTTACTTGCACAAAGGACGAGGCATACTCTTTTTATTCAATGCTGCAGTGTTTGAAGACAACCTTTTTACTACATACAGGGACTTTTAAGGATGCAGAGTCTCTAAAGTTCGCTAAGTTATCAGGTAAAGGTGCTctgaagcaccatttaaatgcaaagggtACACAATCAACGACTTCTAACTTGCAGAAGGTCCAATCAGAGGTCAAAGACTTGACTGTGAATCCAGAATATGTAGCACACAAAGATGTTTCAAAAAGTATCAAAGGAATTCATAAAAAGTTCAAGAAGAAGATGACAAAACTTACTGAGAAgcataaaaaagagaaaattgagttttggaaAAATTACGAGGAAGAAAAGGGGTGTCTAGAAAGAGAGCACAAAACAGAGTTGGCCGTTATTCAATCTTGTTTCCAGATTAATACTTCAATGAGATCAGATAAGCTCAAGAAGTTGGAAAAGGAAATTGAAGAACATCAACAACGTGTGGACATAGATCTTGAGCGTCTTGAGGCACTGCAGCAGGAAGCATTGTATAAGTTGATGGATAAGCAGAAACAATTGTTACAGAAAGTGGGATCCTGGGCACGGCTCAAAATGCCAAATAGATCATCTTCAAATAAACCTGAGCCTGAGTTGGAATGCTCACAGACAAGTGAACAAATTAGAGTTAACAAAGATCTGGATGATTTTGCCTCTCTAAGAGAGCATGATCTTGATAAGATTGTGCCGAGCATGACAAGGGGAGTGATAGGACTGTCTGGAACTCCAGAAGGGAATTCTGATGAAGCTGTAGCATGTAGTGGTCCCATTAGAAAAGTGACGACTCCAACAGGATTGCACGAGAGTGTCAGTTCAAGTAATGGTTTGCATAAAGTTGTTTCTACAAGCCCACCTTCATCTGAAGAACAAATCCATGCAGTGACGGTAACCAGTTCAGATAAAGTGGTCGATTTGGGATGGCGTGAGACTGTCAGTTCAAATGATGTCTTGAAGGATTTAGCCTTTGTCAATCCACCTTCATCTGAACAACAAATCCCTGAAAAAGCCTCAAAACATGGGATTGTTAATTCAAGCAATGGTTTGCATAATCTTGAGTCTCTGAGCTCTCCTTCATCTGAAGAACGAACCCGCATAGTGACAGTAACCGTGCCACGTAAAGATGTAGAGCTGGGTGTCCTTGTGCCTGTCAGTTTGAATGATGGTCTACAGAACCTTGTGTCAGTGGATCTACGTTCATCTGAAGAACAAATCTATGAAAACATAACAGAACATGAGTCTGTCAGTTTAAGTCCTGATTTGCAATATGTTGTGTCTATGAGCCCACCTTCATCTGAAGAAGAATTCCGGGCAGTGACAGTAAATATTCCTGATAAAGTGGTTGGTTCAGAAGTTCTTGAGACTCTCTCTCCAAGGGATGACCTGGGGAATCTTGTCTCTGTGGGTCCAGCTTCATCTGAAGGACAAACCCctgaaaaaaccacaaaacatgaTACTGTCATTTCAAGTCATGGTTTGCATAATCTTGAGTCTCTGGATTCACCTTCAtttgttgaacaaaaccctGAAAATTCCACAGAAAAGGAGAACAGTGAATTGAACGCTGTGGCATCTGATAGTGCAACTAGGGTCAACCAACAGAATGGAGTGGATATTGCAGCAAATGAAATCTCTTCTGGGAAAAATACCCTGGTAAACTCACCAGCAGTGGAGCTTGTGACAGCCGTGGTGGATGCCTGTTCAGTGGCACTACATCAg GCACACCAAGACAAAGGTACTCTGTTAGCCACATTGAGAGAAGTTCAATGTGGAGATGCACAGGCTAGAGAAATGCAGAATACCGCCCAACCAGTTGAAATTCCAGTATCCCAATCAATTGCAACAGTAGCATACGTTCATTCTGATCTTGCTGTGGAGAATGAGCCTGTGGTACAAGTGCCACAGCCACCATACTCTAATACACCTGATTGTAATCCTCTTGAGTTATCTTCAGTTGGTGGAATTGAAATTCAGCCAATTATTGAAGATCATACCATTGACCAAACTGCTCAGGGTTCATATGAAAATGCTACGAACTTACTTGATCTTTCAGATCAAACTTTTTTGCAGCCTCTGACATTGCATAGGTCTGTTAATATCCCTACTAGTGGATTTGGACAGCTTTTGCCAGACACATGGGCTACATCTGCTACTTATGCATTTAATACTCATCCTATACATGCTGCACCTCATATGGCATATGGGATGCCTCTGACCTCATCCTCTGACCCTCtccaatacgaattggaaagattgaacaaggAAACAGACCAAAACCATAAGTCTCATGAAGATATG aagCAGCGCCTGAAATCTGATTGTGAAAAGGAGATAGAGGAGGCTACTACTGAAATTCGTCGCAAGTATGAAATTAGATTACTGGAGACTGAAGCTGAATTTCACAGTAAAAAGAAGGAACAGGATGCAATCCGTGACCAGGTTATAAGGAATAAGATTCTCTCCTGGGCTTTCTGTAAATACATGGATCTTATTAGGGCATCGAGTGCATCTGGAGTGCAGAAAG ATGGCAATTCCAATTTCGTCCAGCAGCTGCACCAGCTCTCCATGCAGCAAAATGCACAAAGAAGTTCTACAGTTGCCGGTTCATCTTTGGCAAGCCCTCCTGCAGCTAGCCTGGCGACTTCAATTGCACTCACACGCAGCCTCCAGGCAACCCCACCTGCACCTGCGCCTGCACGTGCACCTGCAACCAATCCGCATTGTACAGTTCCACCTACACAGACTCTTCCTTTTTTGCCTGCTCAATATCCCAGCATTCCAGCAAGACCGCCTCACATTGGTTCCTTCGCTTCCACTGGAATCCCCCGAGGTGGAGGTGATATTCGTGCCCCAGCTCCACATCTCCAACCTTTTAGACCCTCAACATCCATGTCAAATTGGCAGTCACATAGCAACTCTCCTGCAATGTCCCAGTCACTTCCTCATGTGCCACGACTTCCAACCCCCCCACAACAGTCTCTTCCTTACAATAGGGCTCACCATCCTGAAACTGCAGGAGGATTGTCCGGTCTTCGTTGTAATATATCCGCGTTGGAGTTACTAATGAACAGCCAATCTGGTGCTAACCCACCTGGTATTTTTCCCTCATTGCCGAATTTGGGTTTAAACCGTGACCAATTGCACCTTTCTAGTCCTGCTCCTACCATCGGAACATGTTTCAACCAAGTACATACTGCTGGATGCACAGACGTAGTTTGTTTATCGGACGATGACTAA